ATCCCGTGAACGCACCGAAGGCCCTCCCCGGGATCCGCGAGACCGGGGGAACGGCTGTGGCCGTCAGCGACCGGAAGATCACCGACGCCCAGCAATCGCTCGCAGAAAACGGGATCGGCGTCGAACCCGCCAGCGCCGCTAGCGTTGCCGGTCTTCGCAAGCTCCGTCGACAGGGCGTGGTCGACGCGGACGAAGATGTCGTGTGTCTCACGACCGGCCATCTACTGAAGGATCCCGACGCTGCTGTCGCTGCTGGGAACGACCCCGAACCAGTTCCGAACGACGCTGACGCGGTGCTCGATCACGTCGTATAGTTCGACGGATCGCGGCCTCCCGCTGGGCGCACGTAGGCCAATTTATATGATTGTTCGGGAAAACTCTCGGATAATGGTTGCGCCACATCCGGAGTGGGATGATTGTGAGGGGGGGTTGATCAACCAGGAGACGAAGATCGTGGTGAGCCCTGTCGTCGCATGGTTTGACGAGCACAGTACGGTGGTTCGCTCCGCCGACGAAGGGGAGGGAAACGCGTACTCGGTGAAAGTGTACCATGGACCGCCAGACCGCGAGATCCACGACGACATCGTCGTGTTTCGAGATGCGCGACCAGCCTGGGAGTTCGCCCATCTTCTCACTCATTACTTCACTCACACCACGGAACCAGAAACGGCTACGAATCATCTCATTCGTTCCAAACGGGGATCGACGGACGATCGATGGGATCCGAACCATGCCGTCGAAGATCTCGGTGCCGAGGAAGTCCTTGAGGTGTTGCTCGCCCCGAATCCGCTGCCGAATGCGATAAACGAGATTCTCAGCTGATCGGGGCGTTCTCGGGAGCCGAAGAAAGGAGAGTGCTTTCGTTGTGTAGGTCTGATACGTGGACCCAGCTAGCCCGAGCGACGTGAACGCTTACACGAGTTCGATCTCGTCGTCGCCGTCAGGAACCGCACAGATGAACGCGCCGTCATCGTTTCCTTCGTTTCGGTACCAGTGGACGACACCGGCCGGGATGAACAGCGAATCTCCCGCAGATACCGTAAACTCCTCGTCATCCAGCCCGACGACGTACTCACCGGTGAGCACGTACTGCTCGTGCTCGATCTCGTTGGTGTGTTTTGGAACGGTCGCACCGGGTTCAAGCGTGAACCGCCGGATGGCGAGGTTCGGTGCGCCCTGTTCGGGACCGATCAGTACACCTTTCGCCATACCATTGGCAGCATCGACCTCGGTGTATTCGATCTCCTCACCACGGCGAACGCGCGGCTGTCGTGAGTCCTCGCTCATACCGGTCCATCGGATGCGGTCGGTGATATACTGTGGGACTCACTCCCGGTCGGTGTCGATCGTCACCCGCTCTCGAAGCCACGCGACCGCGCTGTCGAGTTCGTTGTCGTCCGTGCCAGTGAGTTGTAGTCGGTTGTGACCCGCGTGGTTGTCCGGATAACAGCCGATGCTCACGTCGAATCGGTCCCGGGCATCAGTGAGCGTCTCGATGAGCATCGATTCGGGATCCGTGGTGTACAGGGTCCGTCGTCGGATCGTTCCCGAGAATTCGGCCGCAATCGACTCGAACATCGCTCGCATCTCTTCGGGAATGCCCGGCAACACGTACACGTTCTCGATGACACAGCCCGGCGACAGTCCCGGCTCGTTGATGAGTGCTCGTGCTCCAGCCGGAAGCGCAGCCTCGCTCTCGATATCCACATCGATGTCGAGATTCGGGCGGTGGCGCTCGAATTCGGCAACCGTCCGTTCGATGTCGGTCCGCGCGAGCTCGTTCGGTTCGAGTGGCTGTTCGAACCCACGGGCGACACTCTCCATCGTCACGTCATCAGGCGTCTGACCGAGTCCACCAGTGACGATGACGGCGTCGAACGAGTCGCTGAACGACCGAACGAATCCCGTTATAACATCGCTCTCGTCCGGCACGACGAGGATACGCTTGACTGCAACACCGCGAGCCGACAGCTCACTGGCGAGCCATGTCGCGTTCGTGTTCTCGGTGTCCCCCGAGAGAAGCTCATTGCCCACCGTGAGGAGCGCAGCGTCCATGTGAGAACCTCGTGTCTCGACCCGTTATGTGTTGTTTTCGAGCGATCCCCTTGGATCACTGGTTGAGCGATCACATCGTCGCACGGTTTCGATTGACATCGAGGAAAAACAGGAGATCGTCGATCGGGCGATCGTCGCTCACTTTCGAAAGCCCACAGGGTCGAAACTCCTCTTCGTATCCCAACACGCTGTTGACCTGTTCGGGTTCGAGATCGAGTGAATCGTCGTAGTCGGTGACGGTAAACACGCTGATTGCCCCCGCATCGTCCCAGTAGGCCTTATCGAAGTACGTGGTCTGTGCTTTCGCTCCGATCGTCCCGAATCCGGCGTACCGTTCCGTGTCCGACCGATACACCACCAACGGATCGCCGGACTCCATCGATTCCCAGTACTGCTTGTTCCGAGTGCGGTTGCTATCGACCGTCTCGGTTCGAACACCGAGTACACGAGCGAAAAACGGAAAGTCGAGCGTGCGACCACTCCATTCCGTCAGATCGACCTTCGATTCGAGTGTCTCTGTGAACGGCGGTTTCACGGGAACGATCCACATCATTTCCAGATGTACACCATCTCCACAGATAAAATACTGCCCTACAATATTTGAAAGTATCGAGCGATATAGCGTAATATTCATCAATAAACGTGAGAAATTCCGATTGGTGATATCGACGACTGCGCTTGTCCGATCACTGGGATCGGATCCCCCGTCTCGATCAGGAACCGAAGTCTTGCGCTCGATATCTTCCCAAAATCGGCTTTCCGATGGCAATCGATGCAGAGCGATACAACGTTCTCAAACTGATGTGCGTTCTCCTTGTGATGGTTCTTCGATCCGATAAACGCCCGAACCGGGATGATGTGGTGCACGTCCGGATTCCGTCCGATCGCTTCTTCGGTTCTCGAACAAACGACACACGAGTAATCGTCTCGCTCTAACGCCCGTTGGCGAACGCTATTCCACCTTTTCCGTACGGTTCGTTGCCCTCACCCTTCCAGTTCGGATGCCCGTCGCCAGTAAAGGACTCGGAAAGCCATGCTCTTCGACACACGAAGAGCAGTACACTCCTTCTTTCTCCGATGGGTAGTACTCGAACTCATCGCCCCAGAGTTCACACTCGGTCGTCTCTTTTCCGCCGTGATAGTTCGGGGGATTCTCTCCTCTAAACGAAACGGACTCACGTCGGTATTTTCGTGCTCGCAGGGGAACTCGTGACCACAATTGCTACACGTTCTATCGGGTAGCAATGCATCGTGGGCAGCACTATGGTGAACGCCGGGTCCGCGTCTACTACCGAATTCGTCCCCACAAACAGGACACGCATGTTCTGTCATGGGCCGTTTGGCTACCCGTTCCGTCATAAATGTATGTCAGAAACATAGCGTGATACCTCTCCCGCCAGAAATACAAGATATATTAATAGTCCGGGCGCGGAAATCGAATCCGCGTCTCAGGCTCCACAAGCCTGAAGGATAACCATTACCCCAGCCCGGACACAGTATATAGTATCCGGGGGAGATTTGATATAGGTTACGACTCTTTGGTGCGATCGAGGACAGCCGCTGTTTTTTCGATCGGATGGGGCGGTTTTTCCTCGGTGTGATCGACCAGTTGGGTGCGACAGGAGGTACCGGGTGCGACGACAGTTCCCTCTACGTCGTCGATCTGATCGTAGAGGATGGCAGCGATCGCTTTGCTCATCGAGTAATGTTCGGCTTCGTAGCCGAAGCTTCCAGCCATGCCACAACAGCCGCTGTCGAGTGGTTCAACGGGATACCCCATCCGTCGGAGCACACCGACCGCGTGATGATCCTTTTTCGTGGCCTTTTGGTGACAATGGCCGTGGTACACCAGCCGTTCGTCGGCATCGACGGCGGGGAGTGATGCGTCTAGATCGTAGGTGTCGAGATACTCCATCACGCCGTAGCTGTTCTGGGCGAGCCGTTGGGTTTGGGAATCATCGAGCAGATCGAGATAGTCGAGTTGGAACATCACCGCATCTGAGGGTTCGATGGCGACGATATCCCAGCCGTCTTCGATGAGTGGGGCGAGTGCATCGACGTTTCGGCGGGCGATGTGGCGGGCACGGTCGATGAAGCCTTTCGAGTAGGGTGGGCGGCCGCTTCCCTTCACGTCAGGCAGTCGGAGCTGCACGCCTGCGGCTTCGAGCACACGGACCGCGGCACGCCCCGTTTCGGGGTGGGTGTAGTTCGTGTACGTGTCCGGGAACAGCACGGCTTTTCGGGTGGCGTTCGGTTCCGACACCCGCAGGCCACGTTCCTCGAACCAGTCGGTAAAGCTCTCGCGGTGGAACGTCGGCAGCTCGCGCTCTCTGGCGATCCCGAGTGTCTTTTCCGCGAGTAGTTTCGCACCCGGCAGATTGGTCGCCCAGTTCGACAGGGGGGCAACCGTGCTTCCCATCGCAGCGAGCGTTTCGACGTTCGCAAACAGCCGATCGCGCAGGCTGGGACCGTGTCGCTCGTGGTGTTCGTGTTCGACTTCTGCTTTCAGCTTCGCCATGTCGACCTCGCTGGGACAGTCCCGCAGACAGCCCTTGCAGCCGATACACACGTCCATCACTTCGTGGAGAAACTCATCAGTGAACTGTTCGTCGGGGTCGAGATCGCCGCTCATTGCTGCCCGAAGCATGTTCGCCCGCCCGCGCGTCGATTGGATCTCTTCTTGGGAGGCCCGATAGGTCGGGCACATCACGCCACCAGTGGTGGACTGGTGACCGCGACAGCCACCACAGCCGTGACACAGTTCCGTCATCCCTTGTAACTCGTTTTCGGTGTGCCACTCGAGCGACGGCTCGAATCCAGCGTCGAACTCGTAGGATGGATCGAAGCGGAGCTGTTCGGTCATATCGAGATCGCCACAGATATTTCCGGGATTGAGCAGCCAATCGGGATCGAAGGCGGTTTTCAACTCCCGGAACACCGACCACAGACGCTCCCCATACAGTTTTTTGTTCCATTGTGTGCGTGCGCGTCCATCGCCGTGTTCGCCCGAGACGCTCCCGCCGTATTTGACGACGAGATCAGTGATTTCGTCCGCAATAGAAACCATTCGATCGACGCCGTCGATCGTTTTGGTGCTGATGAGCGGACGGATATGAAGCACACCCGGTCCGGCGTGGGCGTAGTAACTGGCGAACGTGTCGTGATCGTCGAGAATCGACTGGACATCCGAAACGAACGCTGACAGCTGCTCGACGGGGATAGCGGTGTCCTCGATGAACGAGGCGTGTTTTTCGTCGGTGGTGCGCGAGAGGAGGATCGGCAACCCGGATTTGCGCATTTTCCAAAACGTCGCGCGACGGTCGGCGTCGTGTGCCTCTAAGGCGTGGCGTGCGAGACGATCGGCGTGGTCCGTGGTGTCCGTCACGCGGTCGTCGATGAGATCGGCCACTTGTCGGCGGCCGTCGGCGTCGCTGTCGGCGTAAAACTCGACCAACAGCACCGAATCCGTCGATTCGGGGAGCAGTCCGACGACATCCTCGAACTCCTCGGTGTTGCGCGCGAGATCCAGTAGCACGTCGTCCATCACCTCGACCGCAGCAGGATCGTGATCGAGTACTCGCTCGACGTCCGAGACCGCATCGAGCACGGAATCGTAGGTGAGCAGCGCGATCGACTTCGTTTCCGGCAACGGTTCGAGCGCCACAGTCGCTTCGGTCACGATGGCGAGCGTTCCCTCGCTTCCAGCAAGTAACCGTGCGAGGTTGACAGAGCCCGTCTGGGCCTCCTCGATGAGCATATCGAGGTTGTAGCCCGAGACGTTTCGTTTCAGATCGGGATAGCGTCGCTCGATCTCCTCGGCGTGATCGTCGAGTACAGCGAGCACAGCCCCAAAGATCCGTTCGCGGAGATCACCGTCCGGATCGGCGTCCGTACGAAGCGTCTCGATCGGAACGTCACCGAACCGCGCGACGGTGCCGTCTGCGAGGACGACCTCACACGCTTCGATGTAGGCGTCCGTTTTGCCGTACACCAACGAGTGAGATCCCGTCGAGTTGTTGCCGATAGCGCCACCGAGGGCGCTTTTGTCACCCCATGCCGGATCGGGAGCGAACTTCAACCCGTGGGATTCGAGCTGCTCGTCGATGTCTCCGAGGATCGCGCCGGGCTGTGCGGTTGCGGTCTGGGATTCGGGATCGACGGCGA
The sequence above is drawn from the Halocatena salina genome and encodes:
- a CDS encoding cupin domain-containing protein yields the protein MSEDSRQPRVRRGEEIEYTEVDAANGMAKGVLIGPEQGAPNLAIRRFTLEPGATVPKHTNEIEHEQYVLTGEYVVGLDDEEFTVSAGDSLFIPAGVVHWYRNEGNDDGAFICAVPDGDDEIELV
- a CDS encoding competence/damage-inducible protein A — encoded protein: MDAALLTVGNELLSGDTENTNATWLASELSARGVAVKRILVVPDESDVITGFVRSFSDSFDAVIVTGGLGQTPDDVTMESVARGFEQPLEPNELARTDIERTVAEFERHRPNLDIDVDIESEAALPAGARALINEPGLSPGCVIENVYVLPGIPEEMRAMFESIAAEFSGTIRRRTLYTTDPESMLIETLTDARDRFDVSIGCYPDNHAGHNRLQLTGTDDNELDSAVAWLRERVTIDTDRE
- a CDS encoding FAD-binding and (Fe-S)-binding domain-containing protein; the encoded protein is MNSRPQPQERRIGVGSGVDPSVAGNYDYASEEIERPELHDDLDELVAGDVRFDTYSRQLYATDASAYEVVPIGVVFPRSTDDVAAVMSYCAERTIPVLPRGGGTSLAGQAVNEAVVLDFTRYMDAVLAVDPESQTATAQPGAILGDIDEQLESHGLKFAPDPAWGDKSALGGAIGNNSTGSHSLVYGKTDAYIEACEVVLADGTVARFGDVPIETLRTDADPDGDLRERIFGAVLAVLDDHAEEIERRYPDLKRNVSGYNLDMLIEEAQTGSVNLARLLAGSEGTLAIVTEATVALEPLPETKSIALLTYDSVLDAVSDVERVLDHDPAAVEVMDDVLLDLARNTEEFEDVVGLLPESTDSVLLVEFYADSDADGRRQVADLIDDRVTDTTDHADRLARHALEAHDADRRATFWKMRKSGLPILLSRTTDEKHASFIEDTAIPVEQLSAFVSDVQSILDDHDTFASYYAHAGPGVLHIRPLISTKTIDGVDRMVSIADEITDLVVKYGGSVSGEHGDGRARTQWNKKLYGERLWSVFRELKTAFDPDWLLNPGNICGDLDMTEQLRFDPSYEFDAGFEPSLEWHTENELQGMTELCHGCGGCRGHQSTTGGVMCPTYRASQEEIQSTRGRANMLRAAMSGDLDPDEQFTDEFLHEVMDVCIGCKGCLRDCPSEVDMAKLKAEVEHEHHERHGPSLRDRLFANVETLAAMGSTVAPLSNWATNLPGAKLLAEKTLGIARERELPTFHRESFTDWFEERGLRVSEPNATRKAVLFPDTYTNYTHPETGRAAVRVLEAAGVQLRLPDVKGSGRPPYSKGFIDRARHIARRNVDALAPLIEDGWDIVAIEPSDAVMFQLDYLDLLDDSQTQRLAQNSYGVMEYLDTYDLDASLPAVDADERLVYHGHCHQKATKKDHHAVGVLRRMGYPVEPLDSGCCGMAGSFGYEAEHYSMSKAIAAILYDQIDDVEGTVVAPGTSCRTQLVDHTEEKPPHPIEKTAAVLDRTKES
- a CDS encoding HNH endonuclease, producing MHHIIPVRAFIGSKNHHKENAHQFENVVSLCIDCHRKADFGKISSARLRFLIETGDPIPVIGQAQSSISPIGISHVY